In Sphingobacteriaceae bacterium, the following proteins share a genomic window:
- a CDS encoding von willebrand factor type a, protein MMNCYSKLKIKPLKLVFSCILVLFSLASRSQITNRILFIFDDSYSMYAPWNSNIKIEVAKRVMGDFLDSLKNEPNLQLALRCYGHTTFFKPERNCKDSKLEVPFAEAKTNSVKIKQRIQKLEPLGTTPIAYSLGECVNDFTPCSNCRNIVILITDGIEECGGNPCQVSIDLQKKGIFIRPFVIGVGLDVKFADVFGCMGKFYDVSNEANFKDVLKLVITEALSQTTVEVDLLDIVKNPSETDVDMTFYEAGSTNVKYNYLHTINHRGNPDTLVLDPDIKYDITVHTLPPQEKKNVSIIRGKHNIIPIDAPQGFLKLELDGAVNKYYPTTIVRKANDMKTLNAQDFGKTEKYIVGKYDLEVLTLPRIYIKDVDIKQSSTNSIKIPTSGSVFFNKQGTGYGSIYVDDGKKVTWVCNFNPSLVNEIIYLQPGKYKAVYRLEFSKETLKTVERNFEVKSGTPTTINLY, encoded by the coding sequence ATGATGAACTGCTATTCAAAACTAAAAATTAAACCATTAAAACTGGTATTTTCTTGTATCCTGGTTCTTTTTAGTCTTGCATCTCGCTCGCAAATTACCAACCGTATTCTCTTTATTTTCGATGATTCCTACAGCATGTACGCTCCCTGGAATAGCAACATCAAAATAGAAGTGGCAAAAAGAGTAATGGGCGACTTTTTAGACAGTCTGAAAAACGAACCAAATTTACAACTCGCTCTTCGCTGTTACGGACATACCACTTTTTTTAAACCTGAGCGTAACTGCAAAGACAGTAAGCTCGAAGTTCCATTTGCGGAGGCAAAAACGAATTCTGTAAAAATCAAACAACGCATTCAAAAGCTGGAACCTCTTGGAACCACGCCAATTGCCTACTCTCTTGGCGAGTGCGTGAATGATTTTACACCTTGCAGCAACTGCCGCAATATCGTTATCCTAATTACCGATGGCATTGAAGAGTGTGGTGGCAACCCCTGCCAGGTAAGTATCGATCTTCAGAAAAAAGGAATTTTTATTCGGCCTTTTGTAATTGGAGTTGGCCTGGATGTAAAGTTTGCTGATGTTTTTGGCTGCATGGGAAAGTTTTATGATGTAAGCAATGAAGCCAATTTTAAAGATGTTTTAAAACTCGTTATTACAGAAGCTCTATCCCAAACTACCGTAGAAGTAGATCTTCTCGACATTGTAAAAAATCCTTCTGAAACGGATGTGGACATGACTTTTTACGAAGCAGGAAGTACTAACGTAAAATACAATTACCTGCATACCATTAACCATCGCGGCAATCCGGATACACTGGTATTGGATCCGGATATTAAATATGACATAACGGTTCATACCCTGCCGCCACAGGAAAAAAAGAATGTCTCAATTATTCGTGGCAAACATAATATTATTCCCATTGACGCTCCTCAAGGTTTCTTAAAATTAGAATTGGATGGTGCTGTAAATAAATACTATCCAACTACCATCGTTAGAAAAGCCAACGACATGAAAACCTTAAATGCCCAGGATTTTGGCAAGACAGAAAAGTACATAGTAGGTAAATACGACCTTGAGGTTTTAACTCTTCCCAGAATTTACATTAAGGATGTCGACATTAAGCAAAGTAGTACCAACTCAATTAAAATACCAACCAGTGGGAGTGTGTTTTTTAATAAACAAGGCACAGGTTACGGAAGTATTTATGTAGACGATGGAAAAAAAGTGACTTGGGTGTGTAATTTTAATCCTTCACTTGTTAATGAGATCATCTACCTTCAGCCGGGCAAATACAAAGCAGTTTACCGTTTAGAATTTTCAAAAGAAACACTCAAAACAGTTGAGCGCAATTTTGAAGTAAAATCTGGTACTCCAACAACCATCAATCTCTATTAA
- a CDS encoding polysaccharide biosynthesis protein: MSNPLKKLAGQTVIYGLGTILPRFLNYFLTPILTRAFLPAEYGIHSELYSYIAFLNVLFTYGMETTFFNFNSRLENKQEVYNTALVTLLCSSVIFSLILILFSSFIGEYLSTPNATYTSTFIMWCIGTMAFDAMMSIPFAKLRAENKALRFSLLKLFNVVVNFVLTVFFISICKKAYDACEDNFFANLYKPEIGIGYCFLSNFIANGLTLLLVSNEYLSIRFKINRELLTDMLKYTWPLIILGFAGMINETLDRIILKKLMVDKAEAQVAQGIYGACYKIAILMTIFVQAFRFAAEPFFFGKAKEKDSKKTYAFVMKYFVIFCLLLFLGTLMNLDWIKLLIAENYWGGLKVVPILLLANLCLGIMYNLSIWYKLSGKTKFGAIISVSGAVITIVINVIFVPTYSYVACAWATLAAYGGMMCLSYFLGQKYFPIKYNIRAMMVYSFITLALYLLSRTYSDMESTFLKVVLNNLLIGIFVWVIYKLEITNLKKLQSNVNVNDQSHKPV, encoded by the coding sequence GTGTCGAATCCATTAAAAAAGTTAGCAGGACAAACGGTCATTTATGGTCTGGGAACCATTCTGCCCCGCTTTCTGAATTATTTTCTTACGCCGATTTTAACGCGAGCTTTTTTACCTGCAGAGTATGGCATTCACTCTGAACTTTATTCTTACATCGCATTTTTAAACGTGCTCTTCACTTACGGCATGGAGACCACTTTTTTTAATTTTAATTCGAGGCTCGAAAACAAACAAGAGGTTTACAATACTGCGCTGGTCACCCTTCTTTGTTCTTCAGTTATTTTTAGCTTGATCCTGATCTTATTTTCTTCTTTTATAGGAGAATATTTGTCAACACCTAACGCCACCTACACCTCCACATTTATCATGTGGTGTATTGGCACTATGGCCTTCGACGCGATGATGAGTATTCCCTTTGCTAAATTACGTGCAGAAAATAAGGCTTTACGTTTTTCACTATTGAAATTATTTAATGTTGTCGTAAATTTTGTATTGACAGTTTTTTTTATTTCCATTTGCAAGAAAGCATACGATGCTTGTGAAGATAATTTTTTCGCCAACCTTTATAAGCCTGAAATTGGAATTGGCTATTGCTTCCTTTCAAATTTCATTGCCAATGGCCTGACGTTATTATTGGTGAGTAATGAGTATCTAAGCATACGTTTTAAAATTAACAGGGAGCTTCTGACGGACATGTTAAAATATACCTGGCCTCTTATTATTCTTGGATTTGCGGGAATGATCAATGAAACACTCGACAGAATTATTCTCAAAAAATTAATGGTGGACAAAGCGGAAGCCCAGGTGGCTCAGGGCATTTACGGGGCTTGCTATAAAATCGCTATTTTAATGACCATTTTTGTGCAGGCATTTCGTTTTGCGGCCGAACCCTTCTTTTTTGGGAAAGCCAAAGAAAAAGACTCGAAAAAAACCTATGCCTTCGTCATGAAGTACTTTGTGATTTTCTGTCTGCTCTTGTTTTTGGGAACGCTAATGAATTTAGATTGGATCAAATTGCTAATTGCTGAGAATTACTGGGGCGGATTAAAAGTTGTTCCGATTTTACTTCTTGCCAATCTTTGTCTGGGCATTATGTATAATTTATCCATCTGGTATAAGTTGAGTGGTAAAACCAAATTCGGAGCAATTATTTCTGTTTCAGGGGCAGTGATTACTATTGTAATTAATGTGATTTTTGTACCCACTTATTCTTATGTAGCCTGCGCATGGGCTACACTTGCTGCATACGGTGGAATGATGTGCCTTTCATATTTCCTGGGACAGAAATATTTTCCCATAAAATATAATATTCGCGCCATGATGGTTTATAGTTTTATTACGCTTGCACTTTATCTTCTCTCTCGCACCTACAGCGACATGGAAAGCACGTTTTTAAAAGTGGTCCTGAATAATTTGTTGATAGGTATATTTGTATGGGTGATTTATAAATTGGAGATTACTAATCTTAAAAAATTACAATCCAATGTCAACGTTAACGATCAAAGTCATAAACCAGTCTGA
- a CDS encoding dUTP diphosphatase, whose amino-acid sequence MSTLTIKVINQSEHALPEYATEHAAGLDLKANLKEPVTLKPLQRQLISTGLFIELPVGFEAQIRPRSGLAYKNGITVLNSPGTIDADYRGEVKVLLVNLSDTDFVINNGERIAQMVVAKYEQIDWYVVSELEDSKRGAGGFGSTGKQ is encoded by the coding sequence ATGTCAACGTTAACGATCAAAGTCATAAACCAGTCTGAACACGCGCTTCCTGAATACGCCACTGAACACGCAGCAGGGCTCGATCTCAAAGCAAATTTGAAAGAACCGGTCACCTTAAAACCTTTACAACGTCAACTTATATCTACCGGTTTGTTTATTGAACTACCTGTAGGGTTTGAGGCACAGATCCGTCCAAGAAGCGGGCTTGCCTACAAAAACGGAATTACCGTACTCAACTCTCCAGGCACCATTGACGCAGATTACAGAGGTGAAGTAAAAGTCCTTCTCGTTAATTTATCTGATACAGATTTTGTAATTAATAACGGCGAGAGAATCGCACAAATGGTTGTGGCAAAATACGAACAAATTGATTGGTACGTAGTTTCCGAACTAGAAGATTCGAAAAGAGGAGCAGGTGGATTTGGAAGTACAGGGAAGCAGTAA
- a CDS encoding redox-regulated ATPase YchF — MALKCGIVGLPNVGKSTLFNCLSNAQAQAANFPFCTIEPNVGTTTVPDERLNKLSELVKPQNIVPTTVEIVDIAGLVKGASKGEGLGNKFLGNIRECNAILHVLRCFDDDNVVHVDGKVNPVSDKEIIDAELQLKDLESVDAKMKKFEKLAKTGTDKEAVRIFATLTKIKTALESGQSARTANLEETELPYIADLHLLTIKPVMYVCNVDEASAKTGNKHVDAVREAVKNEDAEILIITAQMESEIAALETYEEKQMFLAEMGLDEPGVNKLIKSAYKLLKLDTYFTAGVKEVRAWTITKGMKAPQAAGVIHTDFEKGFIKAEVIGYNDFVTLGSEAACREVGKLRIEGKEYVVNDGDVMHFRFNV, encoded by the coding sequence ATGGCTTTGAAATGTGGGATTGTTGGTTTGCCTAACGTAGGTAAATCTACTTTGTTTAATTGTTTAAGTAATGCTCAGGCACAGGCGGCAAATTTTCCGTTTTGTACCATTGAACCAAACGTTGGAACTACAACGGTTCCTGATGAGCGTTTGAATAAACTTTCTGAATTAGTTAAGCCTCAAAATATTGTTCCAACTACTGTTGAGATCGTTGATATTGCCGGTTTGGTAAAAGGAGCCAGCAAAGGCGAGGGTTTAGGAAATAAGTTTTTAGGAAATATCAGGGAATGTAACGCGATCTTACACGTTTTACGTTGTTTTGACGATGATAATGTTGTTCACGTTGACGGAAAAGTAAATCCTGTAAGTGACAAAGAAATTATTGATGCAGAACTACAACTTAAAGATCTTGAAAGTGTAGATGCAAAAATGAAAAAATTTGAAAAACTTGCAAAAACAGGCACCGACAAAGAAGCGGTAAGGATTTTTGCAACACTTACAAAAATAAAAACGGCTTTAGAAAGCGGCCAATCGGCGCGCACAGCCAATCTTGAAGAAACAGAATTACCTTATATTGCAGATTTACACTTACTCACGATTAAGCCGGTAATGTATGTTTGTAACGTTGATGAAGCTTCTGCTAAAACAGGAAATAAACACGTAGATGCGGTTAGAGAAGCAGTAAAAAACGAAGATGCAGAGATTTTGATTATCACTGCGCAAATGGAAAGTGAGATTGCAGCTTTAGAAACTTACGAAGAAAAACAAATGTTTCTTGCTGAAATGGGGCTTGACGAGCCAGGTGTAAATAAATTAATCAAGTCGGCGTATAAACTTTTAAAATTAGATACGTATTTCACAGCAGGTGTAAAAGAAGTTAGAGCATGGACTATTACCAAAGGTATGAAAGCGCCTCAGGCAGCTGGAGTAATTCATACCGATTTTGAAAAAGGATTTATTAAAGCGGAAGTGATTGGTTACAATGATTTTGTGACTTTAGGATCTGAGGCGGCGTGCAGAGAAGTTGGAAAATTACGCATTGAAGGAAAAGAGTACGTGGTGAATGATGGCGATGTGATGCATTTCCGTTTCAACGTTTAA
- a CDS encoding laccase, producing the protein MWIKSPAINCVHGFSTRHGGISPSPYDSLNLGGSQDLPENISKNRQLALEGLNLSYSKLCYLKQVHGNHVCVAQPGAQEGDAIVTNQKDLVLAISIADCYPILFYDEINNVIGAAHAGWRGTQAKIAGTTVNAMLALGAKAENIKVAIGQGICQDNFEVGVEVIQKFRESGFPESCWNGNKIDLVKANFFILLQHTILKENIWTMNRCTFEKDFFSHRRDKGITGRMWAVISMS; encoded by the coding sequence ATGTGGATTAAGTCTCCTGCGATAAATTGCGTCCATGGCTTCTCAACACGCCATGGCGGAATTTCGCCTTCACCCTACGATTCACTAAATCTGGGTGGTTCGCAGGATCTTCCTGAAAACATTTCAAAGAACAGGCAACTGGCTCTTGAAGGGTTAAATCTCTCTTATTCTAAACTCTGTTATCTGAAACAAGTACATGGTAATCATGTATGCGTGGCCCAACCCGGAGCACAAGAAGGTGATGCGATTGTTACAAATCAAAAAGATCTTGTACTCGCTATCAGCATTGCCGACTGTTATCCCATTTTATTTTATGACGAAATAAATAATGTCATTGGCGCTGCACATGCCGGATGGCGGGGCACTCAAGCTAAAATTGCGGGAACTACCGTGAATGCTATGCTTGCGCTCGGTGCAAAAGCAGAAAATATCAAAGTTGCAATCGGACAAGGTATTTGCCAGGATAATTTTGAAGTGGGGGTTGAAGTCATACAGAAATTCCGGGAAAGTGGCTTTCCGGAGTCTTGCTGGAACGGAAATAAAATTGACCTGGTTAAAGCTAATTTCTTTATCTTGTTACAGCATACTATTTTAAAAGAAAATATCTGGACCATGAACCGTTGTACTTTTGAAAAAGATTTTTTTAGTCATAGAAGAGATAAAGGCATAACGGGTCGAATGTGGGCTGTTATAAGCATGTCCTGA
- a CDS encoding polysaccharide deacetylase family protein, with product MDRAEKTVYLTFDDGPIPHLTEWVLDELAKFGVKATFFCVGANILKNPEVFERVKSEGHVVANHTMFHTKGFKNTVGDYVREVEECKKLVSSNLFRPPYGQLKRGQYKALMERGYRIILWDVISYDFEKISRDECAKNVLNNAKNGSIVLFHDNIKAEENMKYALPLFLQTFLEKGFLFKTL from the coding sequence ATGGATAGAGCAGAGAAGACAGTCTACCTGACATTTGACGATGGCCCCATTCCCCACCTGACCGAGTGGGTTCTGGACGAACTTGCAAAATTTGGCGTAAAAGCCACTTTCTTTTGTGTGGGTGCCAACATTCTTAAAAATCCGGAGGTTTTTGAACGTGTAAAAAGTGAAGGCCATGTAGTTGCTAATCATACCATGTTTCATACAAAAGGATTTAAAAATACAGTTGGTGATTACGTGCGTGAAGTAGAAGAGTGTAAAAAATTAGTCAGTTCTAATTTGTTTCGTCCGCCTTACGGTCAGTTAAAGCGGGGACAGTATAAAGCCCTGATGGAGCGTGGTTACAGGATTATCCTATGGGACGTAATCAGCTACGATTTCGAGAAAATTTCCAGGGATGAATGCGCGAAAAATGTTCTGAATAATGCAAAGAACGGAAGCATTGTTTTATTTCACGATAATATAAAGGCGGAAGAAAACATGAAATATGCTCTTCCACTGTTCTTACAAACGTTTTTAGAAAAAGGATTTTTGTTTAAGACTCTTTAG
- a CDS encoding transketolase, producing MSNIEELKKLSGQVRRDIVRMVHAVNSGHPGGSLGCVEYLVALYGSVLKHMPSNFTMDGKNEDLFFLSNGHISPVFYSVLARTGYFPVEELKTFRKLNSRLQGHPTTHEGLPGVRVASGSLGQGMSVAIGAALAKKLNKDNSIIYSLHGDGELQEGQIWEAAMYASANKVDNYIATVDYNGRQIDGDVDTVLSLGNLKAKFEAFGWTVLENNNGNDLQAVIDSLNTAKSHLGKGKPVMILMKTEMGMGVDFMMGTHKWHGSAPNDEQLSKALEQLLVTGVDY from the coding sequence ATGAGCAACATAGAAGAACTAAAAAAACTGAGCGGACAAGTTCGCAGAGATATTGTAAGAATGGTGCATGCGGTTAATTCCGGGCATCCGGGGGGATCTCTTGGCTGTGTTGAATACTTAGTAGCTCTTTATGGAAGCGTTTTAAAACATATGCCTTCTAATTTCACAATGGATGGCAAAAATGAAGATCTTTTCTTTTTAAGCAACGGGCATATTAGTCCGGTTTTTTATAGTGTTTTAGCCCGCACCGGGTATTTTCCGGTTGAAGAATTAAAAACATTTCGTAAGCTAAACTCTCGCTTGCAGGGGCATCCTACTACGCACGAAGGTTTGCCCGGAGTACGTGTGGCCAGCGGTTCTTTAGGACAAGGCATGAGTGTAGCTATTGGCGCTGCTTTGGCAAAAAAATTAAACAAAGATAATTCCATCATCTACAGTTTACATGGTGATGGCGAGTTACAGGAAGGGCAGATCTGGGAAGCTGCTATGTATGCTTCTGCCAATAAAGTAGACAATTATATTGCTACTGTAGATTATAATGGCCGCCAGATTGATGGCGACGTTGATACCGTGCTTTCTTTAGGGAATTTAAAAGCAAAATTTGAAGCTTTTGGCTGGACGGTTCTTGAGAACAACAACGGTAATGACCTTCAAGCCGTTATTGACTCTCTAAACACTGCAAAATCGCATTTAGGAAAAGGGAAACCGGTAATGATCCTCATGAAAACAGAAATGGGAATGGGCGTTGACTTTATGATGGGAACACATAAATGGCACGGTTCTGCGCCTAATGACGAGCAATTGAGCAAAGCTTTAGAACAATTGCTTGTAACCGGAGTGGATTATTAG
- a CDS encoding NAD(P)-dependent oxidoreductase, producing MKILITGSNGLLGQKLVYKLRNKSGVVCIATARGSNRLVQQEGYTYDSLDITDEKNVRDIFSKYLPDVIINTAAQTNVDACETDREGSWLMNATAVDYQVKVLEQLQKENKDYKPHFIHLSTDFIFDGTHGPLDENEKPNPLSYYAEGKLEAEKIVQASSLDWAIARTVLVYGIVDNMSRSNIVLWVKSNLEQGKVINVVDDQFRTPTLAEDLADGCILIAEKRAKGIYNISGKNFYSILELATVVADYYGLDKSLIKPSKSADIKQPAKRPPVTGFIIDKAINDLGYNPHSFTEGIKILEDQINAMAK from the coding sequence ATGAAGATTTTAATTACCGGATCCAACGGTCTTTTAGGACAAAAATTAGTTTACAAACTTCGAAACAAAAGTGGTGTTGTGTGCATTGCTACTGCCAGAGGATCAAATCGTCTTGTGCAGCAAGAAGGGTATACTTACGATTCACTCGACATTACAGATGAAAAGAATGTAAGAGACATTTTTTCTAAGTATTTACCGGATGTGATTATTAACACGGCCGCGCAAACCAATGTAGATGCTTGCGAAACAGATAGAGAGGGTAGCTGGTTAATGAATGCTACAGCAGTAGACTACCAGGTAAAAGTCCTTGAACAACTTCAAAAGGAAAATAAAGACTACAAACCTCATTTTATACACCTGAGCACCGATTTTATTTTTGATGGAACACACGGACCATTAGATGAGAATGAAAAACCAAATCCTTTAAGTTATTATGCTGAAGGAAAACTGGAAGCGGAAAAAATTGTGCAGGCCTCAAGTCTCGATTGGGCCATTGCCCGCACAGTGCTTGTATACGGTATTGTAGATAATATGAGTCGCAGTAACATTGTGCTTTGGGTGAAATCTAATCTGGAGCAGGGTAAGGTTATAAATGTGGTAGACGATCAGTTCCGTACACCAACACTGGCTGAAGATCTGGCAGATGGTTGTATTCTTATTGCTGAGAAACGTGCCAAAGGAATTTATAATATCTCAGGAAAAAACTTTTATAGCATCTTAGAACTGGCAACCGTAGTAGCAGATTATTACGGCCTTGACAAAAGCCTGATCAAGCCGAGCAAAAGCGCCGATATTAAACAACCGGCCAAACGTCCGCCAGTAACGGGATTTATTATCGATAAGGCAATTAACGATTTAGGATATAATCCGCACAGTTTTACCGAAGGTATTAAGATCCTGGAAGACCAAATCAATGCAATGGCTAAGTAA
- the pyk gene encoding pyruvate kinase, translating into MKKFNRTKIVATMGPATADINVLEQMFNEGLDICRINFSHGDYEAVLHNVKNIRELNKKLNRHVGILADLQGPKLRIGVVKNNSAELVTGELIEITTKECEGDDKLIYITYPQFPQDVKTGEIVLIDDGKLHLEVLETNGKDLVKCRIKVGGHLSSKKGVNLPNTKISLPCLTIKDLRDLDFALEQDFDWIGLSFVRSVTDIVELKEIIRSKGKRARVIAKIEKPEAIKEIDNIIDLTDGIMVARGDLGVELPMERVPLLQKMIVNKCIQIGKPVIIATQMMESMITSYTPTRAEVNDVANAVMDGADAVMLSAETSVGKFPVKVIEMMTRIITEVEELDTIYYKEHTPHIKTITYITDSICYNACSLAHHAGAQALISMTNSGYTAFKLSSHRPKAPIFIFTDNLSLLTTLSLVWGVRGYYYDKYESTDQTIDDLKDLIKKAGLVKNDDLVINIASMPMKEKGRTNMMKLSYIS; encoded by the coding sequence ATGAAAAAATTTAACCGTACAAAAATTGTAGCTACCATGGGGCCAGCTACTGCCGACATTAATGTTCTGGAACAAATGTTTAACGAGGGGCTGGACATTTGCAGGATCAACTTTTCTCATGGTGATTATGAAGCTGTTTTACACAACGTAAAAAACATTCGTGAACTCAACAAAAAATTAAATCGCCATGTTGGAATACTTGCCGATTTGCAGGGTCCGAAATTAAGAATTGGGGTAGTAAAAAATAACAGCGCCGAATTAGTTACAGGCGAACTAATCGAAATTACCACCAAAGAATGTGAAGGCGATGACAAATTAATTTACATCACTTATCCTCAATTTCCGCAAGACGTAAAAACAGGTGAAATTGTTTTGATCGATGACGGAAAATTACACCTCGAAGTTCTGGAAACAAATGGCAAAGACCTTGTAAAATGCCGGATAAAAGTGGGCGGACACCTCTCTTCAAAAAAAGGAGTAAATCTTCCCAATACAAAAATATCTTTACCCTGTTTAACCATAAAAGATCTCCGCGATCTTGATTTTGCTTTAGAGCAGGATTTTGACTGGATTGGCCTGTCATTTGTTAGAAGCGTGACAGACATTGTAGAATTAAAAGAAATTATTCGCAGCAAAGGCAAACGCGCCAGAGTAATCGCAAAAATTGAAAAGCCGGAAGCCATTAAAGAAATCGATAACATCATTGATCTTACAGATGGCATCATGGTAGCCCGTGGAGACCTGGGAGTAGAGCTTCCGATGGAACGCGTTCCTTTGTTACAAAAAATGATCGTTAATAAATGTATCCAGATTGGAAAGCCCGTAATTATCGCCACACAAATGATGGAAAGTATGATTACCAGTTATACGCCAACCCGTGCGGAAGTTAACGACGTAGCAAACGCTGTAATGGATGGGGCTGACGCCGTAATGTTAAGCGCCGAAACTTCTGTAGGAAAATTTCCTGTGAAAGTTATTGAAATGATGACAAGAATTATTACAGAAGTGGAAGAGTTGGATACTATTTATTATAAAGAACATACGCCTCATATAAAAACAATTACCTACATCACCGATAGTATTTGTTATAATGCCTGTTCACTTGCTCATCATGCAGGAGCTCAAGCTTTAATAAGCATGACCAATAGTGGTTATACAGCATTCAAATTGTCGAGTCACCGTCCTAAAGCGCCTATTTTTATATTTACTGATAATCTTTCATTGCTCACTACCCTGAGTTTGGTATGGGGCGTTCGTGGGTATTACTACGACAAATATGAGAGTACCGATCAGACCATTGACGATTTAAAGGATCTCATAAAAAAAGCCGGTCTTGTAAAAAACGATGACCTGGTAATTAATATTGCAAGTATGCCAATGAAAGAAAAAGGCAGAACCAATATGATGAAGCTTAGTTATATCAGCTAA
- a CDS encoding transketolase has product MKKYTYTEKKDTRSGFGAGLSELGKTNPDVVALCADLTGSLKMDAFQKDHPERFFQIGIAEANMIGIAAGLTIGGKIPFTGTFANFSTGRVYDQIRQSVAYSDKNVKICASHAGLTLGEDGATHQILEDIGLMKMLPNMTVINPCDYNQTKAATIAIAKHHGPVYLRFGRPAVPNFTPADQNFEIGKAVMLNEGTDVTIIATGHLVWKAIEAGEKLAEKGISAEIINIHTIKPLDTEAILRSLQKTKCVVTAEEHQMNGGLGDSVAQLLSRNLPSPQEFVAVNDSFGESGTPDQLMTKYGLDTINIIEAVERVVKRK; this is encoded by the coding sequence ATGAAAAAATACACCTATACTGAAAAAAAAGACACACGCTCAGGCTTTGGAGCAGGACTCTCAGAACTCGGAAAAACAAATCCCGATGTTGTGGCACTCTGCGCCGACCTTACGGGCTCTCTAAAGATGGATGCTTTTCAAAAAGATCATCCTGAACGTTTTTTTCAGATCGGAATTGCGGAAGCCAATATGATTGGTATCGCTGCGGGTTTAACCATTGGTGGAAAAATTCCTTTTACGGGAACATTTGCTAACTTTAGCACAGGCCGTGTTTACGATCAAATCCGTCAAAGTGTTGCCTACTCCGATAAAAATGTAAAAATCTGTGCCTCTCATGCAGGCTTGACTTTAGGAGAAGACGGTGCAACGCACCAAATTTTAGAAGATATCGGATTGATGAAAATGCTGCCAAATATGACGGTTATTAATCCTTGCGATTATAACCAGACGAAGGCTGCAACCATTGCCATTGCAAAACACCACGGACCCGTTTATTTACGTTTTGGAAGGCCAGCTGTACCAAATTTTACACCTGCAGACCAAAATTTTGAAATAGGAAAAGCGGTTATGTTGAATGAAGGAACTGATGTAACCATTATAGCAACAGGTCACCTGGTTTGGAAAGCCATTGAAGCCGGCGAAAAATTAGCAGAAAAAGGCATCAGTGCTGAGATCATAAATATTCATACAATTAAACCTTTAGATACCGAAGCCATCTTAAGATCTCTACAGAAAACAAAATGCGTGGTAACTGCCGAAGAACATCAAATGAATGGTGGACTCGGAGATAGCGTTGCGCAACTTCTATCCCGCAACCTGCCTTCTCCGCAAGAGTTTGTAGCAGTTAACGATTCTTTTGGCGAAAGCGGCACACCCGATCAATTAATGACGAAATACGGTTTGGATACTATTAACATTATTGAAGCTGTTGAACGCGTTGTAAAACGTAAATAA